Sequence from the Saccopteryx bilineata isolate mSacBil1 chromosome 6, mSacBil1_pri_phased_curated, whole genome shotgun sequence genome:
TGCACAGATATGTATTTGGAAAAAATAGactattttaatagctttttcagATAATTGTGGACGTTCTTCTTTGATTCTATACCAAAACATGGCAAATGGtagtttatttcttcatgtttAGATGCAATGTGGAATCAGAAGCcaataataataaacttttatatttttacattaatatcCATTGGTTAATTTTGCACTTTGAACAAACCCTTTTTACCAATGCATGATGTTATAATTGCATGCATAGGTCATTtggaaaattgtgtttttttttagaggtaTGCAGATCTTCTAAATGTtgacacattttattatataatataaaatattatatttgttaataTAACCACCAGTACCATCAAAAAAGTCTTTAGGTATGGGAATCTGTCAAGCTTATGGAGGGTGGATACAAGTTTTCTGAACTTGTAATTTTTGCTTTGAAAGCTCAAAATTCATCATGTGCAAGAAAATGCTTTCATGATCTTGACAGAGCAGGCTCATTTCATTCAGTTTTGAGAAAGAGTTCGCCTTATACCTAAATCTGACTAAGTTTGACTGACAGTTTGTCAGTCATTTGTTCCAAGTAAAAATTGTGTTTCATGCAAAAGGGAATGAATATAATGACTACTCATACATACAGTTTGGTGCCGGCAGTTTTGCCATGCCTGAGTGGCATGCTGATTAGCTTCCTAAGGCTTTATGTTCAGTAAATCTGCTTCAAAGAACTGTGTATTCTCGGTATCTAAGGAAGCTGGagcagagagcaggggagatCTGTGCAGAGAAAATAAACTCCTAGGACAGAAGAGAGAGCCTTGCGCAACAGGATGGGGCCGGATTCTGGCTACTTAGGTGTTGGTCATTTACCTTCTGTGTCATATTTACCTTATTTGTCATGTATGGATAATTTGTAGCCTGTGATCTCTCACAGCATagtttttcttttgcattaataAAAAGCTAGTGTTCATTGGCCATTTCGACGTCCTAAGCACAATGCTAAGCAATTTAGTTTACATATTCCTTAATTCTCAGTATTTTCTGAGGGCAtctctactttacagatgaggaattgaGTGTCTGAAGGTAAACCGTTTGAGATCACAAACCTGTTGAGTTAGATGCGGAAGTGATTTGGAGGCACCAGATGCTAGGGCGAGACCTACTCATTTGTGTTGTTTACAAGCAGCCTGGTGCACAACCCAAGATGTAGAGGGTAGCCCGATTCTGAATTGGGCAAGACCAGCTTGGCAGTGATCGGGCATCTAAGCTAGTGATGTTAGCAAGCTCATCAGCAGGTAGACAGTTCTCACTTccttttattccccccccccccatcgatttgagagtgagagaggaaaagaagcttcgactagttgttccatttagttgtgcactcattggtggcttcttgtatgtgccctgactggggattgaacccgtgacctcagtgtgtcgagatgatgctctattcactgagcctcCTGGTCAGGGCTGGTGGTTCTTACTTCTGAACAAGGGTTCAAAATGAGATTTTAGTCTTTAGAATACAAGGTGAGCATGGTTCACCGTTTTCCCCCATTTCCCAGTCATAGAAGGTCAAGGGTATTAGGTAGCTTATCAAAAGTAGGATTAGTCATTTGAAATGAGAAATGTAGTTTAGACTGGCTTTGGTAACTTGACATAAGCCGAGTTGTTGAGTTGTCAGCACTAGAGGGCTGTGTCAGGGCAGCAGTGGTATGAAGAGGGCTCAGATGTGATTGCAGAGTGTTGAGCTAGAACTCCTTGGATGCTTACTGTTCTAATTTAGACTACAAGGTGCATGGCATCACTCAGAACTATAGAGTGTATATAATCTGTGCAATCATATGTGTCAGGGCTATGATATGGCTTTtggtatttttgaatttttgatgAAGGCTAAGCACAggcttttcttaaaaattgatatatatagcctgaccaggtggtggtacagtggatagagcatcagactgggatgcagagggcctacgttcaaaaccccgaggtcaccggcttgagcgtgggcttacgaGCTTGAGCTCGGgatcgctggcttaagtgtgggaccatagacatgaccccatggttgctggcctgaagcccaaggtcactgacttgagcccaaggtcgctggtttgagcaaagggtcactcgttctgcaaggaacatatgagtaagcaatcagtgaacaactaaaaagctgTAACGAAgcttgtctgtctcccttcctgtcagtctgtccctgtctgtccctctctctgtctctgtcacaaaaaaaattgatatatacacacacacacacatatacattattttttttgcacACAGTCTTTGAGGTTTCACTGAATTTTGGTTGCCAATGGATCCCACTCTCAAAATTACTGATAGAGATTGTAATTGTGATCTCAATAAAGCAACATTTTATTCCTTGcttttatatttgaataatattttaaaatgacatttattagttaaacattaaaataatgtttaatgatgtttattattgttAACATTAACAATAATAATGGCTGGGTTAACTACCTAGATtatcagacagaaaaaaatgtcatcaaGTGGAATTAGGGAAcggagaaatataataattagcaaacatttttcatctctattaattactaaatgttttataaaagagATTTAATTGTTTTGTCCGTCATATtagtaaagattttttaaaaatgtagcacTATAGTTCTAGCAAAGGTGcatgttagaaaaataataatgtgctGTTGCTCAGTGAAATTTTCCTGTAGTTGGCCGGAAGCATTTCTGGCCAAATGTAAGAACCTGAAAGGAATGCGTCCTCTTTAGTGATTTCCCTAGGAAGCTGAAGAATCTTAAGTATGAAAAGCTTAATGTACAAAAATGTGAGTGGAAGCATTATTTATATTAGAGTTGGAAATGATCTAAATGCATTTGAGAGGATTTTGACTCTTGTGTTCGAGTCCTCGGGTGTTAAATCAGGTGAGTCCTGATTTCTGGGATTCAGTGATTCCTTGCTGCGTGGAGGCTCAGTTGAAGACATCTAGGCTAGTTGTGTGATAGTTCCTAGAAAACATGTGAGAGTTTGCTGGTGCGATTTCAAAGGACAGTCAGATAGGTGGTCCCTGACTTGTTGGGCCAACATTTGACATGGGGGGTATTTTGCTAGGGTGACGGAAGGAGTAGAAATAGTTTAACAACCCTGGAAACTGCTAATTGGATTGTCTTCATGGGGGATCTTTCAGTTTGTTGAATGAAAATCCCAGGTCCCTTATATGGTGTGGAGGACCTTTGTCTCTCCCTCAGCTCCCATCTGTCTTCCCAAATCACCTTCTGCTTCTCTAGAAGGAAAATCTCTAAGAAATGCTACTTTATTATTAGTTAAGTTAATTACATCTATCTTATTCCAATTTGAAAGAACCCTTCTTGCTCCCCAAATAGGTTATCTAATTCTAATTTGATACCGACAATTTGATCTTGTAGGTAGGAATTGTCCGCAGACTGAGGGGGGAATGTCTCAGGGAGAAGATGGtgaatttatttataatgttGGAATTTCAGGCTTCAATATGTGTCCTTCagatataacaataaaataataactaataaagccCTTTCTGTATATCAGGCTCTGTTCAAACTGCTTTACCTGCAAGAGTTTATTTAATTCTCCCAAGAGTTCTAATTGTGGACAGGCCAGCTCTGATATTAGTAAAATACATTATGGAAGAATCTCGGAGATCTTCCCCTGGCTATTTTTTTGGACTAGAGatggttttgtctttttcttgggGAACCACCGGATTGTCAGATCACTGGAAAAAGCCCAGGAGAGAGAGGGTGCACGTGAGAGAGGTGTTTCTCTTGGGCATGTGTTGCAACACGCTTTTGAGCCAGTGTTCAGGGTGTGAAACCGTTTCCCTTGCAAGTTTTTTTTGGACGCATCTAACCAAGGAAGGTTTGTTTGGGGGTGACATAAAGGGGTGGGGATGCAAatttgaggattttttaaaaaatgggtcatGTGTTATCTTGATATATTGCAAAGAGTAAGCATCGTTTTGGGGATGGGGAAAGTGAGGGGTCTATGTGAAGAATTTTGCAGTTGGGGGTGTGGTGTAAGCACACAAATGCATGCTTGTGATTCACGGTGGAACTCTTGGGGACAGTGCGAGGGAACAGAGAGGTTAACAAATATACGTTTCTACAGGTCAGGGATTCAGTCTTGGTCTCATCACTGTGCCCAGCACCTGATACCATGTGCAATACTGAGTTAAGgcttcagtaaatgtttgctgggTCTGCTTGAACTCAGCGTTTATAAAGCTGGAAAAAGAACTCCGAGGACTCCACATAGTGGTGGCTGGTGGCTTTGCCTctagattttcttcctttcttcacaGAGCCGCTGCTGCCCCCTTCTGGCTTTGATAGGTATTTCTGGAGGAAGTACTTTTTTAACTGCTCACCTGTCATTAAGCTTAGTGCTCCAAATCTAACAACTCAGAGGCCTGGATGAAGAGTCAGGACAGGTCCAGGTAGCTGTGCTTTGAGAGAAGCCCTGCTTGGAGATAATATATATGTCCCTTTGCAGAGGATTTGGCTTTCCTGGGACTGGAGTTGAAATTGGGATTATTCTGTTCAGATATCTGTAGTGGAAAGATGATTGCCTTGGGAGACAGAACTGGAATCTAGACCAGCCATAAACCTTGAGCTTTGGCTTTCTGGGcctcacttttattttctataaaaggaGACCAGGCTGATTATGTTCCAGAGTGGGTGAGGGACTTCAACAGCGGAAGGGCCTCTAAGCTGAACCCTCcctcatgacctctgcctcactGCAGGGCAGCGCTGCTTTGAGCTGTTTTATTTATGAGGTGTCAAGTGTAATTTTGCAGGGAATAAAATGTCCTCAAAAGCCTAAAGTCACTGGACTAGATGATCTCTGAGATTCTTCCAGCTCTAATGGAGTGATTTTATGAACTTAGAATTGAGTCAGAGACTTGCAAGCTGAAATCATAGTGCCCAGAATATCTGTGTAAGTGCTGTGGGTGTTTTGCAGGCGGACAGTCCAGAAGACATGCACAGCTGGATAAAGGAGATCAGGGCAGCTGTCCAGGCCCTCAAGTGCCACCCCAGAGTAAGTCACTTCCTTTCTGTTGCATAGTCATGTCAACTTAGAAATGATTGTCCGTGAGTGGGCAGGCTTTATTTGGTGATGTAGGCAGGCAGCCTGGTCCCGGCTAAAGCCGCAGGCGggcttgtgtgtttgttttttttcagctgACTTgggtacacatttttatttttggttgttgGAGGAGGTGAGGATGGTttggacagagaaacagagattcTGATGTGTCCTGCACATCTCCCTGTCAGGCAGACCTTGACAAGCGTGGAGTGGATCCCACTGGACATACTTGGTTCCTCTAGACCAGTGCCCCTGGCCCTGCGGGGTGGTGGCTCTCCTGAgtgggcactcctcctggggcTTCGGGGTGAGCATGGTCAGGAAAGCCCTtactttcctttgttttctcttcccttttcttcttgtaGGAAATGTCCTTTTCCAGATCCATTTCTCTGACTCGCTCTGGGAGCTCCAGCCTCTCAGGCGGGGCCAACTCCGTCTTCTGCAGAGGGCGGCCCGCTGTGGAAGAGAAGAGAGCTCTCTGCAAAGCCCCCTCTGTGGCCtcctcctggcagccctggacaCCTGTCCCGCAGGCAGGGGAAAAGCTGCAGACAGCCGAAGAGGCTCCTGAGGACTCTCTGTTCACGTCTCGACTTGGGGAGAGCAATACTTCTGGGGTGTTGCCCAGCTCCCGAATAAGGCACCGATCAGAGCCCCAGCACCCCAAGGAGAAACCATTTGTGTTCAACCTCGATGATGAGAACATACGGACTTCTGATGTGTGATGAATCGTAGTGCCTAGGGAGGGGCGGGGTAGGGGAGGACTCAAGAAACGGAGGCCATGACTCAGTTTCCCTGGCTGTTGGAGGATAGTCAGAGGCCTTTATGCCACTCATCTTCCTGTGGATGCTCTGTGTGAGGGGCCCATCCAGCTGGTGTTTAAAAAACAATGTATCATTGCAGTGTATTTAAGTGGGAAAATCACTAGGTTACTCCTGTAGGGCTTGCTCAGTAGGGAGCAGCTTGCCTCTTGTTTGATTATTGCAGGGTCGTCCTAATGAGAGGAGGCGGCAAGCCCAAGTCTGTTCCTGACGAAGTTTTATTTCCTTGTCCTTGTTTTAGTTCCTTCCCTTTGTTTTCAGGACAAGTCACAGAATCTTATGCCAGTCGCATGGTTTTATCCCGTTCCTGTTTACTGGCTGAAGTTGGACTGTGAAGTAGAGGGGTGGTAGCTAACCGCcctgaaaggagggaggagccgtGAAGACCCAGGCCCCGCTTGACTGGGATTCATTTTGAAGGGAGGTAGTAAATTCTGGGTGCTGGCGGGTGGCCTTCCTAATGTCTACCAGGTCAGACCTCCATAGGGAATGAAATAGGGACCTCTTGTAAGGAGTGAGGAATGATCCATTCAATGCAGCAGTCAATTACTCGGTTCTCATTTTGATGTTCTTTGACCCCAAATACTGTCAGTGTGAGTGACAGGCCTGCCCACCCGCTTCCTGTGTCTGGCCCCAAAGATGAATTTATCAGTGTTAAATGTGATGACTGTGGAGGACAGAACAGACATTTCCCTTGATATGGTGTTAGTTGGAATGTGTGGAGGGTTAGTACGAGTATGATAATTCACTTGTGTGATAGACCAGATCTCTATTTTAGAGTTTTAGATTTGCTTTGAAGCAGGTGCTAGGAAGAAATGGGTTAGAGTTCATCCAGCTAAGTATTTTTTTGACACATGTTTTCCAGACAGAAGGAAAGGTCTGTTTTAGCAAAGACAGATTCTCTTGAATCCTTGCCTATAGCTCTTCTTTAGTGGGTCAGTTGTAGTCTGAGTCTCAGTGCTGTAGCATCGTGCACCCTGGCAGATTTGCTTTCTTTGTGTTGCCCTTTGAATGAAGCCTTGTGTACTTGCATGATCTGACCTTGCAATCTGACGAGGTTCTATGTATCTAAGAACAGAGAGATGCGAAGATAATCTtgatagatatttatatttttaataaactagaAACTGCatagaaacattgatttagaGGCTATGCATTGCTGACTAGAGATTTCCCACCCAGATTTCAGGGTGTGCCTTCTTCCATTTGACACGAAGATACTATTTCTGGCGTCCCTGGGAGGATTTGTCTGTCCAACTTATGTGCTGAACTGCTACCAGGAACCTATCAGGGCTCCCTAAAGGGAGAGAAAATGTAACTCATTTCTGTCACACCTTTTGTCAGCTAGAtcaattaattttatctttaaattcaaaaattaatgacTAGTGGTCAAGGAGCTAagggaaatatttttacataagtaAATCCTTTCCCCTGTTtatgtccaaatctaatgcagaGGTGAATAGATGTGATCGGTAAATCCTTAGTGACTTGAGGGAAATCTGATGTCTCTTCCAGGCACCACAGCACCCTGGAAGTCTGTGTCGTGTTGAGAACTATTCTTGACTGCACTGACTTGGTGCTGTCCTTCACTTGACTTGTTTAGCCTCGTGGTCCTGGTGTCGTAAAAGAAACCTACTACTGGGTCGCTCCCTCTTcgccttttctcttttctgcagGTTCCTGTATATGTTGTCCTCAGAAATCCTCAGTTTGGGAATTACTTATTTATGACTGGTCAGAGTTACAACATACTTCAAGTAGCTTGCTTTCAAGAAGTCATTCCAGATTCTTAAAGCTCTTTGTCTCTGGTTCCATCTTCCGGTTTTCCGCAAGAAAATTATTTGGCTAGGTCAAAGACACAGTGCGCCTTAAGCGATActgaactaataaaaataaatcagggacTTTTGAGATCTTTTTAAACATTCTCTAACTCATGGaaagtttaaattataaaaatctacccacttctctctttttaaaattaaaccctCTGCTAGATGACTACTAAATTAGTTGGCCATTACAGTAAGCTAATAAGGTTCTTATTCAGTAAGAACCTTCTCTATTTTGAGACTGTGTTAAGTTAAACATACTTATAAATCCAAATTGTATTACCGTGATAGAGGGAAAACAGGGACTCTAGTTGGCAAGTACTTGGGAATCCCAAGTTAGAACATTGTTAATGTAGTTCTAACACcagataaatataattatatattctgtGAAGCCTGAAAGCATTATCATTCCCAAACTTTATTTCAGAATTCCTTTGGTGTTCATATTTCTTATCTCTGGCCAATTTCACATCACAGTAATGTCACTACACGTTTGAGCCAAAGATGGTGCATGTACGACCAAAGCATttgcttttaaatgtataaaatggaaCCAAATGGAAAATATAGGGTGGGGATACACTATAGAGGTTAGTAGTTAAGTGCAGAGGCTCTGAAATATCtcttgagttaaaaaataaataaaagaaactaaaaaaagtaCTGCATTTTCTTTGTGGAATAAAAACCTTCTCTGAGTTGTGCTGTTTTTATAAGACTTTTGATGGGGTCTTGACCCACTCTGTGTAACAGTATTTCAGGTGGTCTTACCTATAGTTGAACTGTTTACTGTCTCCTGTTCTTGAAAGCTTAAGGATTTGCTATCTTAAGTCAGTTGAAGGTTGGTAAACATAGTTGGGCCTTGTGCATACTGTGAGACATCATCAACATACATCGAGCAGAGTGACCTCAGGTCAAAATGTTGGAATTACACATCTGTTTCTGTGTGGAATGCTGGAAAATTCCCATGAGAAAGAGTAGATTTTAAGGTCCAGCTTTATAGTTCACTTAAAGCAAAAGGTTATTTTCCCTTCTTGAGGATAACTGTTCTGACACAGGCTAAAAGGACCCATTAAATAAATAGCTGTTTCAGTAGTTGAGCAGTGGGATTTGATGTTCGTTCTCACTGTAAACTGATAAACAGGCATATGGTGGTAACAGTATTTTGGAAATGGAGTTTCCCAAATCAGCTTTGTTTATAAACTTTGAACATGTCAGAAATGGACAAGTTTATGAAATCTTTTCTACCAATGtcactttccccttccttctcttttctccctgtgTTACTGCCTACAGCAGTCAGTTCTAGTCACTCATCCCAGGTAGTCTGAACTGTTTGATTCCTGTCCCCACTGCTTAGGAAGGTGTGGCATGATTTTGTATGTTGAACCAGTATGTTTCAGCTGTGAAATGCACTCCCTGTAAGCACTGAGCCCAGTGCATGGAAACTGTATGCTTCTCTTTTTATGTGATCTCTGAATTGGTATGtagcaaaataattttctaaaacttttgtTGCTTGTTTTGTAATAAAACCATGTGAAATACTGAAATATGGTGTGTTTTCCTAACGCGGAGCGTGGGTATGCGATCGCTCTCGTCAGTCTGCCCCTATTGGTTTTATGGATTTCACAAAGTAGGTCCCTGCTCCGGGTGGTTAGTGCTAGGGACCTCTCATCGCTGCTGGAGGGTGGATGTGGCCCTTAGGGAGGGGCGGGTGGTGGGAGGCTGTATGGGTGTGTATATGGAGAGGGCTGCCAGACCCTGCCCATTCAAGTCTGGGACTGGTGGAGGCGGCACCCTAGCGGGGAGAAAGTGTTGCTCATTTAAGAGTGGCTGCGGGTCCCGAGTAAGTAGTCGGAAGAAGGGAGCAGGATGTCTAGACCTTTGCTTTGGCCAGCTGGGCTCGGACAATTCCTGCTGTGGCTACTGCTGCCCTCGGTGCTCATTCCCAGGGTGGAGGCTTGGAGGACCTGGCCCTCTCGGCTCTGCCCTGCGACCTGCGAGCCAATGCGCTGTCCCCCGCTGCCCACCTGCTCCGCGGGGGCAGGGCCGGTGCTGGACCGCTGCCGCTGCTGCCACGTGTGCCCTGCGACTGAGGGTGAGGTCTGCGGCGGGGCGCTCGGCCGGCCCTGTGCCCCAGGGCTGCAGTGCGGCGCGCCGCTCCGTCGCCGGCGCCTGGCTGGCACCCGGCTGGGCACTTGCGGCTGCCCAGAGGCTGGGGCGGCCGTGTGCGGCAGCGATGGGCGCACCTACCCCAGCCTTTGCGCGCTCCGTGCCGAGAACCGCGCTGCCCGCCGCCGTGGCGAGCTCCCGGCTCTGCCTGTGCAGAAGGGGGACTGCAGGGACCCAGGTGAGCCCCAGGGCTGTGCCCTCAGGGCCCTCTTGGAACTTTCTTAAGGCACGGATTTCAATCACACAGCTCACTGCgggctctgttctgttccactggccTTAGGGGTTCCACTATTTGTTCCTAAATTTCTTCCCTCCTTAGGTGCCTCTTTACTGGTTTCCATGTGTTTTTCCCCTAATTTCCTCCCCAAACCTGTTAATTGTCgtcttccctttcattttttttcttttctccgaGATGACGGGTCTGGTCCCCTCAAGGCATGTCCTTACTGGACCACAGGGAAAACACAGGACTGGGGAgaatgaagagagaaaggggagggaaggtgGACAGAGGCGCAGAGAGAATTGAGATCCAACCCCTGAGACGGTCAGGAGACGAGGGTCCCTTCGCCCCCAAGAATGGAGCATTTCTTCACAGGGACCAGAAGCCCAGGCTGGCTAAGGAGCAACTACAACTTCATCGCCTCGGTGGTTGAGAAGGTGGCGCCATCTGTGGTTCACTTGCAGCTGTTTCGCAGGTAAAGGAAGTAGGAGGCGGTCCTCCCCTACCCGCTTTCTGGGCTGGGACCCGCGCTACCACATTACATGCATCAAAAAGTGGCCGTGACGCTCAAAGCGGTCCGATGACGACCTGGTCAAGGTCTTGAAGGGTTGGGGAGTCTGACTTCCAGATCTGAGTGCTGCCCAGTATTTATGTGGCTGcggtttctctctcccccatctcccgCAGACAAAATTGAAGGTCAGGTGCAAGAGCTAGAAGGCATCTGGATGATCTTGCTCAGCCCCTAAGCGGCATAGAAGGAAATCTGTTACAAGGCCAGTTAGTACAGTAGCGGGATGTAAACAGGAACCAGACTTCCCGGCTTCCCTCCCTGCCTGGGTCCTGGATGACTTGGCACCAGGTCCACTTTTGCCCACAATATCGTGATCAGGATAGGCCTCTTTGAAGCAGAGTTGCTGGTCTGACCAGCTCTGAAGAAGGGAGTGTCCCTGGTAAAGGGGAGTTGGAATCAGGTCTCAGTGCCATTCACAAGAGGTGGCCAAGCCACTAAACATGCACAGTCCAattatacacagagaaaatgaaaacagacagGGAACAGTAAAATGTCTGGGAAAACTGCTGGAGGTATGCCTGATAAATGTGAGGTTCCCATGTTTACAGATTGGTGGATCCCAGACTTTCCTGCCCTCTGCTTATGCTGTTGTCTTGCTGGGACAGGTCACCTCTCAGAAGCGAGGCTGTTCCTGTATCCAGTGGCTCTGGGTTCATAGTGTCTGAGGATGGGCTCATTGTCACCAATGCCCATGTCCTCACCAACCGGCAGCGAATCCAGGTGGAGCTCCAGAGTGGGGTCCAGTATGAAGCCACGATCAAGGACATTGACCATAAACTGGATCTTGCTCTGATTAAGATCGAGCCAAATGTGAGTATGTGAGGGCCACCTCAGAGCCCTCACATTTGGGGATTTGCATCAATTTGCTCAGATTTTCTTCCCACACCACATCTCTTCACCTGGTATATGCTGTTTtccaatttccttcttttctgttttttttttctctttctcttctttttctaactttTCCTCCTTGCCGGTCTGTACACCCCTAACAATTTCTCTTAACTACCtagcagttgtgtgtgtgtgtgtgtgtgtgtgtatgtttgctaGTTTTCTCCTTCACCACCTTTGTCAACAGATGCTGCTTCTGAGAAACTCATTTCTCTTAGAGAACTGTCCTAGAGTACTATGAATGACACAGTAAATTCAGAACCGCTCAGGAATACTTTGAGGTCCTGTTATATCAAGTGTGGTCTGCACACCAGCAGCATTGACATCATCTAAAAtgttttggggccctggccggttggctcagtggtagagcgtcggcctggtgtgcagaagtcccgggttcgattcccggccagggcacacaggagaagcgcccatctgcttctccacccctccccctctccttcctctctctctcttctcttcccgcagccgaggctccactggagcagggatggcccgggcgctggggatggctccttggcctctgccccaggcgctagagtggctctggtcgcaatgaagcgatgccctggaggggcagagcattgccccctggtgggcagtgcgttgccccctggtgggcgtgccgggtggatcccggtcgggtgcatgcgggagtctgtctgactgtctctccccatttccggcttcagagagatacagaaaaaaaaaaaaagaaaaaaaatgttttggaaatgcagaatctcaggccccagCCAGGTCTACTGAATTAGAATCTGTACTGTCTTAGGACCCCTGGGTGCTTCATGTgcacattcaagtttgagaagAGATGCTCTAGGCCTTTGTTTGTGGCCAATTAACTTTAGAAACTTTTGAGCTAGACCAGTGCTAAGTAAATTGTTAATGTCAGTTAATGTCATCAGTTACTTCACTTGTAGTTTATTTATAGTAATTGATACAAAGCAATACTTTTAGATTTTAGAGGTGTTCCAAATCATCTTAACAAGTGCAAGTTTGGGAAGTAATTCTTGGATTATAAATGCTGCATTATAAATGTGGTGATATTTGACACACCCTGTGATCATGCTTTCTGAATTTTTGAGCTGATTGGTTTTGGTTCATCTTTACATATTACACCTACCTGTAGGAGGATGAATTGTGTGTGACGTTATTAAGACTGTGCCATGTATATGCTGTGTACCAACAGTGGTTAATTCTATTTTTGATTtgacctccccaccccttcttgcCCATGTGCAGACTGACCTTCCTGTATTGCTGCTGGGAAGGTCATCTGACCTGCGGGCTGGAGAGTTCGTGGTGGCCTTGGGCAGCCCATTTTCTCTGCAGAACACAGTGACCGCAGGGATTGTCAGCACTACACAGCGAGGGGGCAAAGAGCTGGGGCTGAAGGATTCAGACATGGACTATATCCAAACGGATGCCATAATTAATGTAAGTCACTTGGGAGGGCCATTGTGAGCCCATAAGATACTGGCAGTGCAGTGAGAAGAACACTTCAAAGTGCCTTCTTTTCCCTTTGGCCTTTTGGGGATGTCCAGAGTGTAGTCAGATCCTTCTGAGAGGGACCGAATGCCGTGTTGTTAGAGTTCAGCCTGTTTGGTATGATAACTGGTATCCACGATATTGGATGGGCTGTCAGGGTTTGTCATAGAGGTCACCAGTGCTGTAGGAAGTGGTGCTCCTTTTGCTATTGTTCTTGACCTGCAGTGACGTCAGTATTAGTGATGATGGGGAACCACTCTGCCTGCCTTGGGGGAACAGCGGCTCATTAGTACAGACTGCTTTCGGTAAACCTGTATGGAAACAATGTATGGTTGGCAGA
This genomic interval carries:
- the HTRA4 gene encoding serine protease HTRA4, whose amino-acid sequence is MSRPLLWPAGLGQFLLWLLLPSVLIPRVEAWRTWPSRLCPATCEPMRCPPLPTCSAGAGPVLDRCRCCHVCPATEGEVCGGALGRPCAPGLQCGAPLRRRRLAGTRLGTCGCPEAGAAVCGSDGRTYPSLCALRAENRAARRRGELPALPVQKGDCRDPGTRSPGWLRSNYNFIASVVEKVAPSVVHLQLFRRSPLRSEAVPVSSGSGFIVSEDGLIVTNAHVLTNRQRIQVELQSGVQYEATIKDIDHKLDLALIKIEPNTDLPVLLLGRSSDLRAGEFVVALGSPFSLQNTVTAGIVSTTQRGGKELGLKDSDMDYIQTDAIINHGNSGGPLVNLDGEVIGINTLKVTAGISFAIPSDRIRQFLAEFHERQLKGKTLSQKKYLGLRMLPLTMNLLQEMKRQDPDFPDVRSGVFVYEVIQGTAAESSGLRDHDVIVSINGQPVTTASDVTEAVKDNDSLSIMVRRGRQTLILTVTPEIID